The sequence GCTTGTCCAATCCAACCACTTTCCTCACGAACTGTTGGCAGAAGCCGTAGCACAAGAAGAGGACTGAGTTCTCGGCGACGTAGGCCATCAGCGCGGGGCCAGTCCCTTTGTAGAAGCCCCGCAAACCCACCTGGGAGTATGTCTTCAGGCCACAGTCGACGAGGCCCTTGTACAGGCCAGGGAACGTCTGCATCTTCACTTTCAGTGTGTCGAAGGGCTGCCCGGTCAGGACGCATGCTGTGCCCCCAAGGGCCCCCGCGGTGAGGTCGATGGCGGCTTGGATGGCAGGATTGGATTTCATGTTCGCCCACTCTTCTGCTGGTCTCCGAGGAAGGGAACTCTCTGGAGCTTAGGAGGCCGTCCCGTGTCCAGCCGCCTGCTCTTGGTTCTCTCTCCGGCGCGGGAGAAGCCGCTTAACCCCAGACTAGGCCGCGGGCCGCCCTCCCCACGCACTGAAATAACCCCCGGCCCGCGGGCCCGCGCGCGCCTGTCCTGGCGCCCTGCGGCCGCCGCGTCTGGGCCCTAAACCCGTCAGCCCCCCTCCCGCTCGCTCCGCGCCGCCCGTTAGTCCCAGCGCCCGCGGGCCCCGGGGCAGACTAGAGAAACACTTCTAATGAATCTCAATACAGCAGTAGAAAGCTGTCCGATAAATTCCTGCGATTACGGCCAGAAACTCTAGGCGCTGCTGCGGCGGAGGAAGACTTGCCTTCCTGTTCGGCCAGAGACCCCCACCTCCCGGCAAAACAAAATGGGAGGTGCTTGATCGCGCCTCGGTTCAAAGGGTCAATCTACAGAGACAAAGGTTTAAAATAGGGAAAACGAACAAACACTTTGCGGGGTTTACCTGACAATCGGTGGCTCCTTCGGATCAGAAAACCCTTAATCGTCTCCGGAGAGGAATGGCGGCTCCACAAAGGTGCCGGCCGCCGCGCCTCTCCAGGTGTAGCTCTTTGCCCGCCGGGGGCGACGCCGGGGGAGGCCTGAGGCGGGCAGAAACCCTGTTTCGCGGTAACATCGCCGAGGATACTGGCCTGAAGCCCTGTGAGCTGGTGGGACTCAGGACCCTCGTTATTTCTAGAGGTAAGTCAAGGCCGTGTACAATTGCATTGGAAAACATTTATATACAGCTAAAAAACTTGATATAAAAGACCTGTGTGGCTCCAGCGCTCTGTGCGTGCTAAGTCTCGGGGTTCTTGCTGAGGAGCCATGCAGCTTTATGCAGCAGCAGTTCTGGATATAACTGACTACAGGCCTAGTAGGCAAGATGCAGTTTGGGGCATCAGTGAGGGTACCGCTGTCAGGACACACTTTTCCTCCCATATGCTTATAATCCCAGCGTTGGAACGAATTCTcttaaagtttacattttaagCCCTAGGCGGTATTTTACTTTGGGGGTAAAAACAAAATGGTGGAGGGGGCAGAAAGTATGCTAAAAGGATTCTTTCATTTAGAAAGCTTTCCTTGTCTGATTCTTTGGGTAtcagttaatatttaaaagtgAGGCACCTAAAAGCAGATTGTGCGTGGATACTGTTTGTCAACAGGTAGACTTCATTGTAGTAAGTAGTGACTTGGCCTTTTCTTTGGAGAGTGCCCAAATGTATCTGGATTTCTTTTCTCTGGTACCATATGGTTTCTTCAGAGAATAATCTTCCAGTcttgactgtgtgtgtgtctgtgtgtgtttgcggGGCAGGGGGGGTGCGGGTGGTGTTTACCTTGGGTACTGATTTAATGACACCAAGTGGGAGAAGAGGGTTGACACCCTGCAGTCAGAAAACAGACTTTCACACAATTCCCTTGTTCAATGCTATGGACCCCCAGCCTCCATCTGTGCCTTCTTTGGCTCAATTTACCCAGAAAATAAACTTTCTGTCTGTGGCATGGGGAAGGAAAAGTCATCTGGCTTGAGTGAGATAGGGCTCCTGGACATCCAACAGCTCTGAGCAcagattttatcttattttttttgtctgtgccacatggcatgcaggatcttagttcccagaccagggatggaatctgtgccccctgcggtggaagcccagagtcctaaccactggaatgtcagggaagtccctgaacacaGACATTAATGAATCCTGTTTCTAGCCTCACACCTTCCCTCTTCCTTGGAAACTGCCTGCAAAAACTGAGCCTCAGTGTCTATATCAAGTGGGTGGGTTTGTTTCTCCTTGGTATACCTCCTTACAGACATTTAGCATGTAACTTTCTGTGATCTATGAATTTATCATTTCTTCATCTGCTTTGGCCTTCTGAAAACATTGACATCTCTCATCCACTGTTGCCTCATCTCCTATTTTCCTTGCCCTTGGGGGGTGACTATATTAGCAGGCTGTTTGACAGAGAAAAGAGATTCATGAGAACAATGTGCCattttaaactagaaaaaaaatttttttaatttttaaaatttcgtATCACATttgatggttttttaaaaattaattttatttatatatttatttatttttggttgcattgggtctttgttgctgtgctcaggctttctctagttgccgcgagcgggggctactctttgttgcagtgcacaggcttctcattgcgctggcttctgttgttgcagagcatgggctctagatgcacgggcttcagtagttgtggcatgcaggctcagtagttgtggctcacgggctctagagaacaggctcagtagttgtggcacatgggcttagttgctccacaacatgtggtatcttcccagcccagggctcaaacctgtgtcccctgcattggtaggtggattaaccactgcaccaccagggaagtccctcacatttgagggtttttaaaacctgttttggttttttaaaactgTCCACTAATTACCTATggttcattgtttattttttaaaagcacatactGTTTTTACAAACACAAGAGATGCAGGATACTACAATAAATTATCAACTGCTTTTGCATTAAATTCATATATCTATATGTTTTGGAGAAACCAAGTTAGTAATCAGTGCCAGGGATCATGAGGGCATTAATAGGGAAATCGTCTGTAATTTCATTGAATTATCAGACATAGCTGTGCAATAATACACAGATCTCAAGTtccatgaaatatatttaaacagcTGGACTTGGAGCACATGTACTCCCACGCATACATGGAAAACAATGGCAAAGGAACTTCCAAATTCTCAGTGAAGATGCACACCCACATCACATGTACCCTAGCAATCAGATTGAGTAGCCAGATAGGATTACCAGAGAAAGTAAGGTTTGAGCTGAGGGCTGAGTAACAAAAAGCTAGCCATGAGACTATCTGGAGACCTGTTCCAGGAAAAGGGAAATATAAGTGTAATATAAGTAGAGCTCTGTAGTGTGAAAGAGCTGGGCGtttgaaatacagaaagaagGCCAATATATCTGCTGTGTGGTGAGCAGTCTTCCTAGTCTGTGTTTTCACACAATTCTTACCAGGTAATAAAAGTTTAAGCAGAGTTGAAGACAGTCCTTCAGAGGCATGATTGGTCACAATTTGTCCAAATTTTTTGTCTCAAACAtttgatctacaaattcaaaaCGTCAGGCTTTATGACATTTAGATGTGAACATAAAGATCCCATTTACCTAATCTATAGAAATAATGCAAAACAGAGACCACACTGACATGCTTATTGCAGCATTCTGTGTAACAgcaaatttaaaatgaacaacctaagtGATCGGCAATAGGGGAgtgaataaaattaagaatttgtaaaatttctgcattgcttaaaattttcagtgagttttttcttatattttaaaacactaatttaaaaaattcaacttcCACTCAGGAACTCAGAAATATTGAAAAGCGTAGCCCACCTATACATCACACTCATCAGGCAAGGGAGCTGTGAGAAAAGTGAGTCTTTTTTGGTAACTCTGGATTTACATGAAGGGAAATGGATCCCAATCTTCTTCagttaagtttttctcttttgaagttTACATAACAGATAATTACTCTTCATTATGGAGGTTTTAGTATTTATGCAAAACCAAGCCATAAATGaatcaaataaaaaccaaagctaCAGTAGTAAACTGACTCAGTTTGCTTATGCTGCGGATGTATTTGAAGCAAACTTTGTTTCTGCTGTAATTTATAAACTTTTAGAAAGATTCTTTAATTTGAAATCAGTCAACCCCATTTAAAGCAGCTGTTTCTTTATACACTTTTATACCATTTCAATCAGGctttaattcaaatttttaatcCCTGTATGTTCAGACCCTACTAAATAGGCAATAAATAGTTTGCTTTTATTCTATGAATTGTTCTAAGTCCTTATATGTATCAACTCAATAGCCAACAACTCAAGGGCCCTGAGGTAGGTAGTATTATCACTTccgttttagagatgaggaaactgaaaccaaCAGATTAATTTACTTGCCCAAGATCAATATCAACTAGGTCACTGAAATAGAATACAAACACAGGCACCGCATCTCCTGACCTTGTGATTTTAATCTCTACTCTTCTTTAGTAAGTTTACAGTGACTAACAAGGCAAAGTACGGAATCTCAGTGAATTTACAGCCTAGTGAGGACATGAGCAACAGGTAACTTAGACTTTGGTATGACAGATGCGTAATAGTATTTATCCCAATAGACTATTAAAGAGAAAGAGTAGTAATTAAActccttgaaaaaaatgtaaataagctCAGGATTGAAAATAGTGAGAGAATGTGGTGAGATcaggctgaaagaaaagaatttaggaTAGTTTAGGAATGTTCTTTATCTCCTGACCTCCAAATGGAGCAGGTGGATTGGAAACATAATGCAAAGATgacatttccccatttctttgcCTCTGctgttcctctttttcttaaattctaacaTAACTGCTTCTTTTCCTACAAAACAGAATCCAATTGGTTAGTCCATTAAACCCCATTAAGAAACCACTTCAGAAGAGGATCTGATACCCACTACCCCTAAAAGAGCAAGACACATTATAAGATGAAAAttacttgcttttatttattgtgAAAACAACTTTATGAAATGATTTGCAATGCAAAACGTGGAAAACTGCTTTGAATAACTGGGACAATAGCTACAGCAtgggaaaatatatgtaaacaaaCTTCACTGCCACCAAACTAGACTCTACTAATTTATCTCAGATGGCATCACAGAGTAGCAATGGCAGCTTCTGGTAAACGGAGAAACAGCAGCAAAGTCCTGCAGTGAAGCTGTGGTTAATTACTAAACTGAACTGTTCACTAATCCTACAACTTCCCTGCATTTATCTGTCTATACATTCCTACTTACTACAGGACAAACACCCACCAAAGTGGTTCCAAAAGACAAATGAGATAGAAATTCACAGTTATATTTGTCTACAAGACAAATCCAATAGAAGGCAGTGGAGGAAACTGGGAACTACTGCAAAGTTTTACTCTCTAGTCCAGGTGATGAAAACAAAGTTTTTCTTTCAAGGCTGACCACTGTCAGGAATGAAATTAAGTATCAAAAGTCTCCTCACTTCTCTAGGAGTGATTCTAGCTCTTCTTGCAAAGAGCTGAGCTGCTCCTTTTCTCGGTCTTCCTTTTGTTTCAGTTCATCCAGCACAGCCTGAAATCTGTTCTTGAGAGCCAGGTTTTCCACTTTCAGGATGAGATCCTCCTGTCGCTTTGCCCTGTCCTGGGTCTCTTGGAGCTTGCCTTTCATGTTATCAATCTGTTTCTGAATTCCCATAACCAGCTGATTAGTTCCCTCGTCTTCTTGGTGGTGTTCATCTGACTCATTTAGCTTGTCCTGTAGCTGCCTTTCCAGATCTTCCTCAGTGTCAATGATGTTTATGTCTTCTTCATCTTGATGCTGTGTCTCATCTTCATCTTCGCTGCTGCTGCTAAGGTCATTGAATATCTCCCGAAGCTCATCATGTTCTAATGAGTCACGGCCCTGCCTGTGGCCAGACATTCCTGGGGAAGAGATATCAAGGCCTtggttttctgcttcttttgtttCATCTTCAGCAATTATTTCCCAACGGGTACTGACAGCTTCAGCATCTGTGCTCAGCAAccgctttacttctttttccacATCTGGAGACTCAATATACTTCTTCTTTGCTGTCTTACGGaaccttctctttctgacattttttaGAGGCAGAGTAATTCCatggttccatacaaactttttctctttgtccttatccttt comes from Tursiops truncatus isolate mTurTru1 chromosome 3, mTurTru1.mat.Y, whole genome shotgun sequence and encodes:
- the LOC117311633 gene encoding transcription initiation factor TFIID subunit 7, which gives rise to MSKSKDDAPHELESQFILRLPLEYASTVRRAVQSGHVNLKDRLTIELHPDGRHGIVRVDRVPLASKLVDLPCVMESLKTIDKKTFYKTADISQMLVATVDGDLYPPVEEPVATADPKASKKKDKDKEKKFVWNHGITLPLKNVRKRRFRKTAKKKYIESPDVEKEVKRLLSTDAEAVSTRWEIIAEDETKEAENQGLDISSPGMSGHRQGRDSLEHDELREIFNDLSSSSEDEDETQHQDEEDINIIDTEEDLERQLQDKLNESDEHHQEDEGTNQLVMGIQKQIDNMKGKLQETQDRAKRQEDLILKVENLALKNRFQAVLDELKQKEDREKEQLSSLQEELESLLEK